The nucleotide window AACTTTGTGACTTCATGCTTTTGACAGAATAGAAGATATGATGTTAAAAAGAAATCTCTGAACAAAACACATCAAAAGCACAAACTTGCAACTAAAATAAGCAGAATAGCAATATGCTAGGAACAAGGGTTATGGTGGAGTGCCTATGTACTCCTTACTCCTTCATCAGGTCTCCGGTTCGAGTTCCCTTGGTTACCGAGTCTCATTTATTACGGAGCACCTTACTCTCAATGTGAGACATCCCGGCGTGATTCCGGATTTACTCGAGCCCCAATGCGGGTACTGAACACCGGGCGGAaccccacccccccccccccccccNCAAAATGCTCTAATCAGCAATAAATAGCTAGTCTCACAAACTGACAACTCAAGATGTGATACACAATACATTTTAGCAGTAATCTCCCCCTTTCAAGGGATTGCtgtttttgtgaaatttttttttagatgtgaTACAGAAGCTGGAGGACAGAAAATCGGCAAGGAGGGAGAGAAACAgattttgtgaattttttttaatttctaaatagggatataaataattatagtaAGTGTAAACGTTTGTATTTTCTAAAAGTTGGGTGCTAGGGGGTATTTTGTGTAGATAGCTTTTAAACTTAAAGTATTGATGTCAGAAATGGTgtgttaaaatatgaaattaagtTTGATCAGACACTTGAATACAAGTAGCTTCGCATATTAAAATAGCAAAAACTTCTAGTTTGATGAGTTCCAAGTCAACTCAAACTGTATAAACGCCAAATAAGGAAGAACCAAATTTCTCAAGACcaaagaatttgagaaaagCATAGATTGTACAAACCTTTTTGTTGCTAGCAGCATCTTCAGCCTGTTTTACCAAAGCTGTACCTTCAGCAGTAACATGCTGCATTCAGATTAAAAAGAAGGATATATGAAGTAACTTATCGGTAGACAATTGAGAATATGATGTCATGAGATCACAAACCTGCTTAAAAATATTGGCCACGGGGTCTAAGCCTCGAGGAATCTTAGAAAAGAGCCTATACATCCTTGATAAATCTTCAACCTAAGAAAATAATCATGATTGTGTCAATTActgcaaaaagtaaaattagaaaCGTGGTCATTAAGATGCTGCTAACTACCTTATCATCTCTTAGTAACGCATGGCAACCAGAGTGCAGCTTCTCAAGAGGTTGACTGGCATACACAGCCAACAACTCATGTAGCACTTTCTGTAGAAAGGCGAGAATAGTAAAGTTGCAGCAAATTTGAAGTTAATAGGCTAGATCCAGAAAAAAGAAGATGTGAACAACAAAAACTGATAGCAACATCCTACATCTTGAAGGCTAAATTTCCAGTAAAGAAATAAGATTAAGAGCTAGAACGAACCTCAAGCAACTTTGTCACGCTGCTTGAATGGAGATAATGAGAGACCCTATCCTTCTCGCGTTTCAAGCACTTCTCGGCCTAAAGTAACATTGACATGATTATGTAGGTTAACATATGGACGTTAACCAGAAAAAGGACAGACAGAAGAAACAACAGGGCAAGAATGGCAGAATCAAGGGGTTGCATACGCGGTATACTAACTTTCAACATATAATCTGGATATGAATCTTCGAGGATCCAGTTAGAAGCTTTGCAAGAATAATAAGCCGCAGTGTCCTTGAGCATTGCATCTTCAAAATCATTCTCATATTTATCCATTGATCCCATTCCAATTTCAACAAATATATCTAGCACATTCTTTAGTAAAGCTCTGTCAATTTGCTCTCCCTCGCGCTCTTGATCAATCTGGTTAGAAGAATGTTATTGGtcaattaaaaggaaaaaagaaatggtAGTTAGAACTCAAAGCAAGACAAAAGGGATACCAGAGATATAACAGCATCCCTGAATTTTCCATTCAACTCTTGATAGACCTGAAATAGAAAACAGTTGCCAATAAGATATtacctctgtcccattttatgtgatacTCTTTCTATTTTAGTCAGTCCCCAAAAAAGGGACATCTTTCCAAatttagaaacaatttaacttcaCATTTCTTGTTTTACTTTGAGTCCAgagccaaaagggcaacaaaattgagttaaaattccaaaagggcaataaaaaataaggttgaaacCAAAAGGGAAACATTTGGACAGAAGGGTGACACCGTAAGTTTGTGGAGGAAGGTGCAGATTCACATGCGCCTTACAAGGCACAAGGCAAGGCGACACAGTACTTGTAAAACGCAGGTGTGCCTGCACCTTGTAAGGCGCTTcatcagaaaaagaaaaaaaaaaggcgcCCATAAATGAACAGGACCATTAACTTTTTTTGGGGACCTTTCTATTATTTGTAAAAAGATGATAATGGGAAACTACACAACCTACAATTTtgttagtttgtttttttttttttttttttttataaaggtaaagttgtattcttcagcattaagggtaTGCTGGCTACCTCCAAAAAGTTACAAGATATATCCATAATTACATAGATCCTAGGAAATCTACCAACTGTTCTACTTCTTCTATACCTtattctttacaccaaaaaacaAGAAGTTAATGCAACTTTCTTTAACTTTCTGAATAGTGTTAGTGATATTCTCATGACAACTGAGGTTTCTCTCTCCAAATAGCCCACTAGACACAGATAGGTACTATAGACCACTATCTTTTTTGGGTCTTgctcacccccccccccccctcctcaTCCAACAACTCAAAAGATCAGCAGCGGTATGTTCTGGCATCACCCAGGGCTCTTGAGAAATGCTGAGAACCATGTGCCACACCTGAAGAGTAGTCTTACAGTGTAGGAATAAGTGGTTGTTAGTTTCTTCCTTCTCATGACAAAAAAAACATCTGGAGACAATCTGGAAGCCTcttttcttgagttttacttaagTGAGACATTCCCTTCTGGAGACCAACCAGGTGAAGCATTTCGCCTTGGTTGGAGTGTTGCCCTTCCATATTTGTTTCCATGGACCAAGAATCCCCCCTGACTGAGTCATAATCTCTCTCTTATACAGTCTACTCCCAGATAACTTGCCATCAGAGTCGTGTTTCCATCTTATACTATCTAAGGCCTGTGAATTCACCCAATTTGAGTAGCAGTTCAACAATTTTATCCACTTCCCAAAAATTTAGATTTCTCCTGAAGGTGAGGTTCCATCCCTGAGGAGACCAAATCTCATCAATTTTAGCATCAGGATTGGTACAAAATGAAAAGAGATCTGGGAAGACCAAGTTTATACACTCTTGTCCAATCCACTTGTccttccaaaaaatattttgttaccCTCTCCCACTTTGAACACCAAATTCTCCTTCAGACTAGACCATAAATTTCTGATTGATCTCCATACTGATACTTCATACATGCTATCTACTACATTAGACACCCACTCCTCGTTCTGCCCATACTTGTTGAGAATTACTCTTCTCCATAATGTGTGATCTTCAACGACAAATCTCCAAAGCCATTTAGAAAGTAGACTTTTGTTCTGGACCCTCATGTTTTTTATACCAAGACCTCTTGTCTTCTTGCTTAGTAAGGCTGTTTGCCATTTAACTAAGTgtatttttttcccttctttatTCCCCGACCATAGAAAATCACGTCTCAATTTATCTAACCTCTCTTCTACCTTTGCTGGTAAAGGGAAAAGTGACATAACATATGTAGGCAACGCTTCCAGAACCGAATTGATCAGAGTGACTCTTCCTCCCAGAGATAGATAATTTGCCTTTCAATTAGCCAACCTCTTCTCTGTCTTCTCAATGATTCCATCCCAAATCTCAAGCTCCTTATGATTATTCCCCAAAGGCATTCCCAGGTAAGTAGTTGGTAAGTGCTCTATCTTGCATTGCAAGATGCTTGCCAACATCTGTATATTCGCCACTTCCTTGATTTGGAAGATGCTGCTTTTCCTCCAGTTCACCGCCAGCCTAGAAATAGtctcaaaaatcaccaaaacaaCTCTAATGTAACTAACTTGTTTTGCCTTTGCATCGCAAAATATTACTGTGCCATCTGCATATAAAAGGTGACATATTTGCAAATCAACCCCTGACTGGTTACCTATGTTGAAACCTTTTATCCAGTTGTTCTGATTGGCCATTCTAATCCTACTGTTAAGACCCTCCATAGCTAAGATATATAGGAAAGGGGAGAGAGGATCTCCGTGTCGTAGTCCTCTCTTCGAAGGAAAGAAACCAGCAGGTTCTCCGTTAACAATTATGGAGAACCTGACAGTTTTGATGCAAAAACCTATCCATTTAAGCCATTTGTCTCAAAATCCCATCTGCTTCAGAATATTAAGTAGAAACTCCCAATTGACGTGATCATATGCCTTTTCTATATCAAGCTTGCACATTATTCCTGGGATCTCTCCTTTAATCCTTGAGTCCACACACTCACTAGCTATTAACGCGGCATCCATAAGTTGCCTACCTTGAATGAAGGCCATTTGGTGATTGTTCACTAACTTCTTATCACTTTCTTTAATCTCTCGGCCAACAGCTTACCAAAAACCTTGTACACACCACTAATGAGACTTATGGGTCTGAAATCCCTAAGTTCCATAGCTCATGTCTTCTTTGGGATTAGAGCCACATAGGTGGCGTTGAGGCTCTTCTCTATTTCATGTCTTTCGTGAAATTGTCTCACTGCATTCATGAAGTCTGTCTTCAGTATCTCCCAGAAGTTTTGGGAAAAACTCATTGGGAAGCCATCTGGTCCCGAGGCCTTATCACTGACACATGATTTTATGCAATTAAAACTTCATCTTCCTCAAATTGCCACTGCAATCATTCATTTTCCTCTTGTGTAATGCTTTCCGCTCCCTGTAGATTAAAATCTAGCCTCTATTGTTCTATTTCACTGTAAAGATTTTGGTAGTAACTGATTATGTATCCTTTAATTGCTTCTGAATCTGATACTGTAACCCCTTCCACCATCAACTTGTCAATAGTGTTAAATCTTTTACAGGTTGTAGCCATCCTGTGGAAATACTTGGTATTTTTGTCTCCGTGTTTGAGCCAATGTACTCTAGACCTCTGCCTCCAAGCTATTTCCTCATTTTTTTGCAACATCTTCAAACTCCATTGAAAGATGTACTTTCTGAAGTAACTCATCCACTGATAGTAATCTCAACTCCTGAGTCTTTTCTAGAATTGACAGCTGATTCAAAATTTCCTCTTTGTTCTGATTCCTATTCTCGAGCTTCCATTCGTTTAGCTTCCCCTTTAGCATCATCAATTTGGAAGCTAGGACATAAGAGCCCGTACCAGTGATATTGAAAGATGCTCACCATTCTTTAACCTTGTCTGAGAAACCCTCTACCCTTAACCACTATTGTTCAAACTTGAAGTAAACTTCTTCAAATTTAAATCTCCGCATTCAAGCATAATTGGATTGTGGTCAGAGCCTATTCTGGGAAGCATGTTCTGTTTAATTCGTGTGAAGGTCTCATCCCACTAGGAAAATAAAAACCTATCAATTCTGGAGGCAGACATGTGGTTGTCCCCCCTTCTCCATGTGAAAGACCCCCCAAATAAAGGAGGATCGATGAACTCCATCTCATTGATCCATTCAGAAAATTCAGTCATTGGAGTGGTAATTTTGTGCGCTTCTGATCTTTTGTTTGGATATCTTGTGGCATTAAAATCTCCACAAGCTACCCAAGGCCCATTACACAGTTCTTTGatgttgatgaattcttgccaAAGTTCTCTTCTAATCATTGGATCACAGGAAGCATACATAGCTGAGAGAAACCATGAGAATGCCTGATTAATGCCTTCAAACTTGCAGGTTACCATTTGATTTGCTGCTATCACCAGCTCTCCTTTCCACACCCTCTTATCCCACATTACTATGATACCACCGCTTCTGCCTATAGAATCCAAATGAAATTCCCCCATCCATCTATTTTGCCATAATTGTTCGAATACATTCACCTCAGGTCCTCCCATTTTGTCTCAACCAGAACATAAATATCAGCCCCCCAATGTTGAATGAATCTCCTGACTATCCCCCTTTTATCTNccccccccccccccccctcttacATTCCAAGAAGGGATTTTGACTTTCATTGGAGATTTGTGTTTGTTATTCTCCCCCTGTTTCTTGACTCCCCTTCTTTAAACTTAACATGGaattccatatttcttttagtttaggtttattctgtaaaataaaattcaataaaaaataaatagaaataagaATTCATTCGAAATACTAAATAAGAATAAGGAGTCTTTATGTCGCGTTACTGAGGACCTCGTTTCATCTTCTTTGGGATTGTGTTCTTTGCTTTGATTGGTGTTGTCTCCACTTTCTTCTGCCTCAATTCCCCCCTCTTTTGATCAATTCTCAAAAATAGATCAAAAGCCACCTTATCACATCCTTCAAAAGCAACCCTAAAGAGTTGGGTGAGTTTAAGTACATTGGATTGTACCCAAAGTGAAGCTTTGTCTTCAATTTCTTGTTCTGAGAGACTATCATtactttgaagaagaagaggatctTCAAATAATGTAATTTGCTCAGAAGAGCAGCTGCCCTGATGAAGTTCTCTCTTATCAGTTTCTACTGAATTAATTCCTACCTCCTCGGTATCATAGATAACCATAGGCATGTTGTTATCTTCATCCCCCAATACTTCTGATCCATCGAAAGTTGCCACATCATCCTTAGCAAAAGATGCTTCGGTTCTCACTCCAAACCCCATCTCCATCTCTAATATTCTCGAGCTCGAAAAGGAACTATTCTCTGTCGAGAAGAGGTTGTCAACAAAAGGTTCCTTTTCCAACAGAATTGGGTCTTTCTTAGGCAATTGGGCTTCCAAGAGAATGGGGGCTTTTCCAGGTCCAATTAATTTGAGTTTTCAAACACTTTTGAGATATTTTCTTGCATCATGATGAGTACTCtcgattttatatatatatatatatatttcgattttttggattttgggtttatatttttctaaatccgaaaccaaattaaaaaatcaaacaaaataaattattaatctaaaaccaaaaaaaccaatccaaattagTATTCGGttcaatttggtttggtttttcggtttaaTCCAAATAGTGTACACCCCTACTTTTACATATTCgtaattaactttaaaaaaatgaattgtatattttattattatactaactattattaatattttaaaaaattaataactaatgTTAAGAGTAaccatgaaaaaataattttctttccaaatgttaaaatgaatgaatgaaaataaaaCACTATGAGAGTAATATTCTTTATCGTTTTATTGGTTCTAGAAGTTTTCATATCATCATTTTTAAGGTAATCAAGTCATGTCAATTGCCAAGTAAACACCTAATCTAATTTGATTTCGTTAAATATATTGCATCATGAGAAAGCCGCAGGCTCCATGCGCCTTACAAGGCGCAGGCAGACCTGCGTCTTACAAA belongs to Solanum stenotomum isolate F172 chromosome 1, ASM1918654v1, whole genome shotgun sequence and includes:
- the LOC125874909 gene encoding uncharacterized protein LOC125874909, giving the protein MEMGFGVRTEASFAKDDVATFDGSEVLGDEDNNMPMVIYDTEEVGINSVETDKRELHQGSCSSEQITLFEDPLLLQSNDSLSEQEIEDKASLWVQSNVLKLTQLFRVAFEGCDKVAFDLFLRIDQKRGELRQKKVETTPIKAKNTIPKKMKRE